One Weissella coleopterorum DNA segment encodes these proteins:
- a CDS encoding alpha/beta hydrolase, with the protein MKNKFIEQDYNFKPATTKMIEHQWHDIQYMAGQRHQLDIYLPNHGTGPFPVIIDIYGGGLWRGQKSSIKMKPALQFLAAGFAVVSLDYSLLWQAAFPTQIYEVKAALRWLHAQGSRYQLNLANAILMGESSGAQLAVLAGLTANTPYFKQARFGDFEDESETVQGIIAMYGPYRVDQFTSQFKATGIQPKYAETGTAESFEGQLLGHRAPKTL; encoded by the coding sequence ATGAAGAATAAATTTATTGAGCAGGATTACAATTTTAAGCCGGCGACAACTAAAATGATTGAGCATCAATGGCATGATATTCAATATATGGCTGGGCAAAGGCATCAATTAGATATTTATTTACCTAATCACGGGACAGGTCCATTTCCAGTCATTATTGATATCTATGGTGGTGGCTTATGGCGTGGTCAAAAAAGCTCAATCAAAATGAAACCTGCTTTGCAATTCTTAGCGGCTGGTTTTGCGGTAGTTAGCTTAGATTATTCTTTGCTTTGGCAAGCCGCGTTTCCAACTCAAATTTATGAAGTAAAAGCAGCTTTACGTTGGTTACATGCCCAGGGGTCTAGGTACCAATTAAACTTAGCGAATGCGATATTAATGGGGGAGTCATCAGGCGCACAATTAGCAGTTTTAGCTGGATTAACGGCAAATACACCGTATTTTAAACAGGCTAGATTTGGTGATTTTGAGGATGAGAGTGAGACCGTCCAGGGTATTATTGCTATGTATGGACCATACCGGGTTGATCAATTTACGTCCCAATTTAAAGCAACTGGTATCCAACCTAAGTATGCTGAAACAGGGACCGCAGAATCATTTGAAGGTCAATTATTAGGTCACAGAGCCCCAAAGACGCTTTGA
- a CDS encoding acylphosphatase, producing MEQAIRMKVYGLVQGVGFRWATRRLADQLGIVGFVINENDGSVLVEAQGEEFNLRKFITQIEIGPSNGTKVHHVKIASVGLNPDYTTFKIY from the coding sequence ATGGAACAAGCAATTCGAATGAAAGTCTATGGACTGGTACAGGGAGTTGGGTTTCGATGGGCGACCCGGCGATTAGCCGACCAATTAGGCATTGTGGGATTTGTGATTAATGAAAATGACGGATCGGTGCTAGTTGAGGCACAAGGTGAAGAATTTAATTTGCGTAAGTTTATTACCCAGATTGAAATTGGACCGTCTAATGGGACAAAAGTACATCATGTTAAAATTGCGAGTGTTGGGTTAAATCCTGACTATACAACTTTTAAGATTTACTAA
- a CDS encoding DUF951 domain-containing protein produces the protein MYELLDIIEMKKPHACGTNRWQIIRIGADMKIKCQGCERVVMLTRHDFDRRFKKVLVKAQQEN, from the coding sequence ATGTATGAACTTTTAGATATCATTGAGATGAAAAAGCCCCATGCCTGTGGGACCAATCGTTGGCAAATCATTCGAATTGGTGCCGATATGAAAATTAAGTGTCAGGGGTGTGAACGGGTCGTCATGTTGACTCGTCACGACTTTGATCGGCGCTTTAAAAAGGTTTTGGTAAAGGCACAGCAAGAAAATTAA
- a CDS encoding TetR/AcrR family transcriptional regulator: MGKITEDQIFAAARSVLIESGVNSLRMTAIAKRLDVSHAALYKHFSNRKALVAALIKNWLSQIDQPILAQAVRLPETERIDGLHDWLQNLVQQRQTAFQTDPALTKLYVQSVNQQSELLNDELLAFANRVEYMMAWDTFRQQRGITVMMAFTYFYHPYFMNKWDGNLTLPLFESTWIELLPILTQ, translated from the coding sequence ATGGGTAAAATAACGGAAGATCAAATTTTTGCGGCCGCGCGTTCAGTCTTGATCGAAAGTGGAGTAAATAGCTTGCGAATGACCGCAATTGCCAAACGCTTAGACGTTTCCCATGCAGCTTTATATAAACATTTTAGCAATCGCAAGGCACTAGTGGCGGCTTTAATCAAAAATTGGTTATCACAAATTGATCAACCAATTTTAGCGCAAGCAGTACGCCTGCCAGAGACGGAGAGAATTGATGGACTTCATGATTGGCTTCAAAATCTGGTTCAGCAACGGCAGACCGCTTTTCAGACTGACCCAGCTTTGACGAAGCTATATGTCCAGTCAGTTAATCAACAGAGTGAACTTTTAAATGATGAATTACTTGCTTTTGCGAACCGGGTTGAGTATATGATGGCTTGGGATACATTTCGGCAACAACGTGGAATTACAGTTATGATGGCTTTTACATATTTTTACCACCCATATTTTATGAATAAATGGGATGGTAATCTGACCTTGCCCTTATTTGAATCAACCTGGATTGAATTATTACCAATTTTGACGCAATAA
- the rsmG gene encoding 16S rRNA (guanine(527)-N(7))-methyltransferase RsmG has translation MNPEEFETALAKKGIILNERQLEQYQIYYDYLIEINQVMDLTNIVEKNEVYLKHFFDSLTLAWAYPNLQTQALKLVDVGAGAGFPSLPLKIAFPQLNIVIVDSLQKRINFLNQLIEKLELDGVQAIHQRAEIFGAKNASTRATFDVATARALKAMPMLVEMTLPLVKQGGVLLAMKGSRASEELRAASEAIPTVGGAVEAQIDVDLPNGDARKIVVIKKIKNTPAKYPRKFSDIKNKTL, from the coding sequence ATGAATCCCGAAGAATTTGAGACTGCCTTAGCAAAAAAAGGTATTATATTAAACGAGCGCCAATTAGAGCAGTATCAGATTTACTATGATTACTTAATTGAGATCAATCAAGTAATGGATTTAACTAATATTGTTGAAAAAAATGAAGTATATTTAAAACACTTTTTTGATTCATTGACGTTAGCTTGGGCGTACCCAAACCTACAAACGCAAGCGTTGAAATTAGTTGATGTTGGGGCGGGGGCTGGATTCCCATCGTTACCATTGAAAATTGCTTTTCCACAATTAAATATTGTGATTGTTGATTCGTTACAGAAACGCATTAATTTTTTAAATCAGTTGATTGAGAAATTAGAACTAGATGGGGTTCAAGCTATCCATCAACGAGCTGAAATTTTTGGAGCTAAGAACGCATCCACGCGTGCAACATTTGACGTCGCCACTGCACGCGCTTTAAAGGCGATGCCAATGTTAGTTGAAATGACGTTACCATTGGTGAAACAAGGTGGTGTGTTGTTAGCCATGAAAGGGAGTCGAGCAAGTGAGGAACTCCGGGCGGCATCCGAGGCCATTCCAACGGTGGGTGGTGCTGTTGAGGCACAAATTGATGTAGATTTACCTAACGGTGATGCACGTAAGATTGTGGTGATTAAAAAAATCAAGAATACACCAGCGAAATATCCACGTAAGTTTAGTGATATTAAGAATAAAACATTATAA
- a CDS encoding YbhB/YbcL family Raf kinase inhibitor-like protein gives MKITSTGIENGYFKDIFGGHSRYMNENQMPTYSIPLKILDTPQGVQSYAAVLYDLDAYEVTKGFIWIHWVLANLTMPEVLENASQTSVAFVQGVNSSHSPMAYNQDKGTASHYGGMKPRGRDHNYVLKVYALDTILDLESGFYLNQLYDQMEEHIITTAKLTAKYRQYH, from the coding sequence ATGAAGATAACAAGTACTGGAATTGAAAATGGATATTTTAAAGATATTTTTGGCGGGCATAGTAGGTATATGAATGAAAATCAAATGCCTACTTATTCAATCCCTTTAAAAATATTAGATACTCCACAAGGCGTGCAAAGTTATGCCGCAGTTTTATATGATCTTGATGCTTATGAGGTGACCAAAGGCTTTATCTGGATTCATTGGGTTTTAGCAAATCTCACGATGCCAGAAGTATTGGAAAATGCTAGTCAGACTTCTGTAGCATTTGTGCAAGGGGTAAACAGTTCCCATAGTCCAATGGCATATAATCAAGATAAAGGAACAGCAAGTCATTACGGAGGAATGAAACCGCGGGGGCGTGATCATAATTATGTCTTAAAAGTCTATGCTTTGGACACTATTTTAGATTTAGAATCTGGTTTTTATTTGAATCAACTTTACGATCAAATGGAAGAACACATTATAACAACAGCTAAATTAACAGCTAAATATCGCCAATATCATTAA
- a CDS encoding tRNA dihydrouridine synthase, which produces MIKAKSQYWQNIIDQAQIAGQDHIPFFTLAPMEAVTDTVFRRVVERAAGPDAYYTEFTNARSVAHPKAKFSVQGRLAVAPNERMPIAQVWGDRPQDFVSSITELKERGYQAVDLNMGCPDGTVIKNGGGSDLIRNPENAAAIITAAKEPGLPISVKTRLGFNHLDTYKTWIPFLLKQDVQVLTIHLRTRKEMSKVPAHYELIDEILAMRDEIAPNTLIQLNGDIKNRAEGLALAKAHPGIDGFMIGRGIFESPWAFEKEPQEHTLEEALGLLNLQLDLHDEVTQLYGPRHFQKLKRFFKIYVRSFSYASDLRMALMETNSTTEVRQVLAEFDQQWQAHLAQN; this is translated from the coding sequence ATGATTAAAGCCAAGTCACAATACTGGCAAAACATTATTGATCAAGCGCAAATTGCAGGCCAAGATCACATCCCCTTTTTTACTTTGGCTCCCATGGAAGCCGTCACTGATACCGTCTTTAGACGCGTTGTCGAGCGAGCAGCCGGTCCTGATGCGTACTATACTGAGTTCACTAACGCTCGAAGCGTAGCGCATCCAAAGGCTAAATTCTCTGTCCAAGGGCGCCTTGCTGTTGCCCCTAATGAAAGAATGCCCATTGCTCAAGTTTGGGGTGATCGGCCCCAAGATTTCGTTTCATCGATTACGGAGCTAAAAGAACGTGGTTACCAAGCCGTCGATCTCAATATGGGATGTCCCGATGGTACTGTGATCAAAAATGGTGGTGGTTCTGATTTAATTCGTAATCCTGAAAACGCTGCAGCCATTATTACTGCAGCTAAAGAACCAGGTCTACCCATTTCTGTTAAAACTCGGCTAGGCTTTAATCATCTTGACACCTATAAAACATGGATCCCATTTCTCTTAAAACAAGACGTTCAAGTTCTCACGATTCACTTACGTACTCGCAAAGAAATGTCTAAAGTCCCTGCTCATTATGAATTAATCGACGAAATTTTAGCCATGCGTGACGAAATTGCTCCAAATACGTTAATTCAATTAAATGGTGATATCAAAAATCGGGCCGAGGGATTAGCTTTAGCCAAGGCTCATCCCGGCATTGATGGATTTATGATTGGTCGTGGTATTTTTGAAAGTCCTTGGGCCTTTGAAAAAGAACCACAGGAACATACCTTAGAAGAGGCTTTAGGTTTATTAAACCTTCAATTGGATTTACATGATGAAGTCACGCAGTTATATGGTCCTCGCCATTTTCAAAAATTAAAGCGTTTCTTCAAAATTTACGTCCGTTCATTTTCATATGCATCAGATTTAAGAATGGCACTGATGGAAACTAATTCTACCACCGAAGTTCGGCAGGTTTTAGCAGAATTTGATCAACAGTGGCAAGCGCATCTAGCCCAAAACTAA
- a CDS encoding alpha/beta hydrolase family protein gives MNLVEQIDPVKYLTPQMPPILGMAGTADQVVPYQQTVNLIHAAQALIGTQKAQLELVAEARHGIDDFMDPKHFKMKLEFVQKVFATK, from the coding sequence TTGAATTTAGTCGAACAGATTGACCCAGTAAAATATTTGACCCCACAGATGCCCCCAATTTTGGGTATGGCAGGGACTGCAGACCAAGTAGTACCATATCAACAAACGGTTAACTTAATTCATGCGGCTCAAGCATTGATTGGGACTCAAAAAGCCCAACTAGAACTCGTCGCGGAAGCCCGCCATGGTATTGATGATTTCATGGATCCAAAACATTTTAAAATGAAGCTAGAGTTTGTTCAAAAAGTATTCGCAACCAAATAA
- a CDS encoding ParA family protein: protein MAHIIALANQKGGVGKTTTTVNLGAAIASLGHRVLIIDADPQGNATSGLGIKKSAIQPEHEIYDVLVHGVPLADVIIPTSHDNLEIVPATIRLAGAELELAPVMARETRLKEAVGVISGEYDYILIDNPPSLGLITINTFTAADAILIPVQAEYYALEGLGQLLNSITQIKSLLNPSLEIEGVLLTMVDARTNLSNEVEDAVRNYFTVDQVYTTVIPRNVRLSEAPSHGLAISDYDPKSKGSEVYGKLAEEVLTAHDDI, encoded by the coding sequence ATGGCACATATTATTGCATTAGCCAATCAAAAGGGTGGGGTTGGAAAAACGACCACAACGGTTAATCTAGGAGCCGCGATTGCTAGTTTAGGACATCGAGTATTAATTATTGATGCTGATCCACAGGGGAATGCGACTTCTGGGTTAGGAATTAAAAAATCAGCCATTCAACCAGAACATGAAATCTATGATGTTTTGGTGCATGGGGTACCGCTAGCTGATGTTATTATTCCAACAAGCCATGATAATTTAGAAATTGTTCCAGCAACGATTCGTTTGGCGGGAGCAGAATTAGAATTAGCACCAGTAATGGCTCGTGAAACTCGATTGAAGGAGGCCGTTGGCGTAATTTCTGGCGAATATGATTATATTTTAATTGATAATCCACCTTCACTAGGATTAATTACAATTAATACTTTTACTGCCGCCGATGCTATTTTAATTCCAGTTCAGGCTGAATATTACGCCTTAGAGGGATTAGGACAGTTATTAAATTCAATTACCCAGATTAAAAGTTTGTTAAACCCAAGTCTGGAAATTGAAGGGGTGCTACTCACAATGGTGGATGCGCGGACAAATCTTTCGAATGAAGTTGAAGATGCAGTGCGAAATTATTTCACCGTTGATCAAGTATATACTACGGTCATTCCTAGAAATGTTCGGCTATCAGAGGCACCGAGCCATGGATTAGCCATTAGCGATTATGACCCTAAATCAAAGGGATCTGAAGTGTACGGTAAATTGGCTGAGGAGGTTTTAACAGCTCATGACGACATCTAA
- a CDS encoding DUF6508 domain-containing protein, whose amino-acid sequence MLTLHNFNFTTWDHYLQKQIGHSIPWHIGSDHLEHPLYATDFFKMLHEFKASDFYDHNYQRTLMQKNMPTPVTEADIITIANESHDFFKLRATLSMIIENEKYFEGLWAAMLEKGILQKLLKQLNLTTPKDFPMW is encoded by the coding sequence ATGTTAACATTACATAATTTTAATTTCACCACCTGGGATCACTACCTGCAAAAACAAATCGGTCATTCGATCCCCTGGCACATCGGTTCAGATCACTTAGAACACCCGCTCTATGCAACTGACTTCTTTAAAATGTTGCATGAATTCAAAGCTTCAGACTTTTATGATCATAATTATCAACGGACACTAATGCAAAAGAATATGCCAACACCCGTTACAGAAGCCGATATCATTACCATTGCCAACGAATCCCATGATTTTTTTAAATTGCGAGCAACCCTCTCAATGATCATTGAGAATGAAAAATATTTTGAAGGTTTATGGGCCGCAATGTTAGAAAAAGGAATTTTACAAAAATTACTAAAACAGCTAAACCTCACCACCCCTAAAGATTTTCCAATGTGGTAA
- a CDS encoding AI-2E family transporter yields the protein MLEKIRSKSILFWSLELLIIALLLMVVSQLDFILEPIFKFIGAVFIPVLISGLLYYILNPIIKIIEKVKITKEKHIPRSLIALFLVVLMMFLIGLAIAVVVPRLVDQITNFVQSAPTYLRQMQHWMESQDRLELVNRMGVTMDANTLQRGVQKYGTQIANGMANGIGGFASSLIGYLVYALTVPVMTFYMLSDGNKLLPFVQKWFPKRKDDMAEVAELLNDTLSNYIMGQVMEMLFVGFATGIGYFLIGEKYALVLAIIAGLANIVPYLGPYIGIIPALFVSVTQGIWQVVFTIVVVAIVHLIDGNIIYPRIIGSRLNIHPMTIIVLLLAAGNVAGAPGMILVIPTYAILRTLFVYLWEFFVNRQEQVETSSQPKV from the coding sequence ATGCTAGAAAAAATCCGATCAAAATCAATTTTATTTTGGTCCTTGGAATTATTAATTATTGCCCTACTATTAATGGTGGTTTCTCAATTAGATTTCATTTTGGAACCTATTTTTAAGTTTATTGGAGCAGTTTTTATTCCAGTATTGATCTCAGGTTTGTTGTATTATATCTTAAATCCGATTATTAAAATCATTGAAAAAGTCAAAATCACCAAAGAAAAACATATCCCACGTAGTTTGATCGCCCTCTTTCTAGTGGTGCTCATGATGTTTTTAATCGGTTTAGCTATTGCCGTTGTGGTTCCGCGTTTAGTGGATCAAATCACTAATTTTGTACAGTCGGCACCAACATATTTACGTCAAATGCAACATTGGATGGAAAGCCAAGATCGACTTGAGTTGGTGAATCGGATGGGCGTGACCATGGATGCTAATACTTTACAGCGGGGAGTCCAAAAATATGGGACACAAATTGCGAATGGGATGGCAAATGGAATTGGGGGCTTTGCTAGTTCGTTAATTGGCTATCTAGTTTACGCCTTAACCGTGCCAGTAATGACCTTTTACATGTTAAGTGATGGGAACAAGTTACTCCCATTCGTGCAAAAATGGTTCCCCAAGCGTAAAGATGATATGGCTGAAGTTGCTGAATTGTTGAATGATACACTCTCAAATTACATTATGGGTCAAGTTATGGAAATGTTATTTGTGGGATTTGCAACGGGAATTGGTTATTTCTTAATCGGCGAAAAATATGCGTTGGTATTAGCCATTATCGCCGGTTTAGCTAACATTGTGCCCTATTTGGGCCCATATATTGGGATTATCCCAGCATTATTTGTTTCTGTTACCCAAGGTATTTGGCAAGTAGTTTTCACCATTGTGGTTGTAGCAATTGTGCATCTAATTGATGGTAATATAATTTATCCGCGGATTATTGGTTCACGATTAAATATTCATCCGATGACGATTATTGTGTTATTGTTAGCGGCTGGAAATGTCGCTGGTGCCCCAGGTATGATTTTGGTCATTCCAACCTATGCGATTTTACGAACGCTTTTTGTTTATTTGTGGGAATTTTTTGTTAATCGGCAGGAACAAGTTGAGACTAGCTCACAACCGAAAGTATAA
- a CDS encoding ParB/RepB/Spo0J family partition protein, whose translation MTTSKKKSVLGDNIVSGGLNALFGQQGIEIDAKQSDTIKELAVEKIIANPFQPRHHFNEGALRELANSIQENGILQPIIVRLAHDQKDQYEILAGERRWRATQLAGNQTIPAVIREYDDATMMQAAVLENLQRENLSPIEEALAYKQMMDTLHLTQVQVAKRLGKARSVVANTVRLLTLPEPVQAWIQNGELSMGQGRTLLGLHNKRQILNVAKRVMQENMTVRQVERLVNEMNEAQSSPKQAPEISTEVKAVEMALATKLSTKIAITHNQRGAGKIEINYGSDQDLNRIMTVLGLDLDA comes from the coding sequence ATGACGACATCTAAGAAGAAAAGTGTTTTAGGCGATAACATTGTCAGTGGTGGATTGAACGCACTCTTTGGACAACAAGGAATTGAAATTGACGCTAAACAAAGTGATACCATCAAGGAATTAGCAGTTGAAAAAATTATTGCGAATCCCTTCCAACCACGCCATCATTTTAATGAAGGGGCATTACGAGAGTTAGCGAATTCAATCCAAGAAAATGGAATATTACAGCCTATTATTGTGCGATTAGCACATGATCAAAAGGATCAATATGAGATTTTAGCGGGTGAGAGACGCTGGCGAGCTACACAATTAGCTGGCAATCAAACTATTCCAGCGGTTATTCGTGAATATGATGACGCAACGATGATGCAAGCGGCCGTCTTAGAGAATTTACAACGAGAGAACCTTTCACCGATTGAAGAAGCTTTAGCTTATAAGCAAATGATGGATACCTTACATTTGACACAGGTTCAAGTTGCTAAACGTCTTGGGAAGGCCCGCTCGGTTGTTGCAAACACCGTTCGCTTGTTAACTTTGCCTGAGCCAGTTCAAGCTTGGATTCAAAATGGCGAACTATCAATGGGCCAAGGACGGACATTGTTAGGCTTACATAATAAGCGCCAAATTTTAAATGTCGCAAAGCGAGTAATGCAAGAAAATATGACGGTCCGGCAGGTTGAACGGCTGGTCAATGAGATGAATGAAGCCCAAAGTAGCCCAAAGCAGGCGCCAGAAATTTCAACTGAGGTAAAGGCAGTGGAAATGGCCTTGGCAACGAAGCTATCCACTAAAATTGCGATTACACATAATCAACGCGGCGCGGGAAAGATTGAAATTAATTATGGGTCAGACCAGGACTTGAATCGAATTATGACGGTCTTAGGTTTGGATCTAGACGCTTGA
- the rlmD gene encoding 23S rRNA (uracil(1939)-C(5))-methyltransferase RlmD — MAYNRKPNQPGKPYQASRGARSTSNNVIVKVGDKLLITIKRLGINGEGIGYFKRKITFIPGALPGEVVDVKVTNFTDRFIEAEIRKFKQTSPDRVQPVDDQSVGGFELEHLAYPKQLEFKQDVIRQALEKYKPRGFENIKIKPTIGMEQPQGYRNKAQFPVRQMKDGSIAVGMYQRNSHFLVDLPKVSTQHPATLKVVRTVRDILAELKIPIYEEKKNSGIIKTLVARVSESTGEVQLTIVTNSDKIPELSKLIAYIHDDLPEVVSIHQNVNPGETSLIWGGETKLLWGAAYITETINGKQFKLSPRAFLQLNPRQTARLYQEALTALDLQHADKLIDAYSGVGTIGISLADFAGEIRGMDTIPESITDANQNVLDNHVNNTKYFVGAAEDLIPQWTAAGWIADAMVVDPPRTGLDINLRNTILAHAPEKFVYISCNESTLARDLVDLLQVYDVEYIQPIDMFPQTARWEGIVKFTKR; from the coding sequence ATGGCATATAATCGCAAACCAAACCAGCCTGGTAAACCTTACCAAGCTTCCCGTGGCGCACGTTCCACCTCAAATAACGTCATCGTTAAAGTTGGTGATAAATTACTCATCACCATCAAACGCCTAGGCATTAATGGCGAAGGAATTGGTTATTTTAAACGTAAAATCACCTTTATTCCTGGCGCTTTACCCGGTGAAGTAGTTGATGTTAAGGTCACTAATTTTACCGATCGCTTTATTGAAGCCGAAATTCGCAAATTCAAACAAACCTCCCCTGATCGCGTCCAACCAGTCGATGATCAAAGTGTCGGTGGTTTTGAATTAGAGCATTTAGCCTACCCTAAACAATTAGAATTTAAGCAAGATGTCATCCGTCAGGCGCTTGAAAAATATAAGCCTCGTGGCTTCGAAAATATTAAGATTAAACCAACCATTGGGATGGAGCAACCACAAGGTTATCGCAACAAGGCTCAATTCCCGGTCCGGCAAATGAAAGATGGCTCAATTGCCGTTGGAATGTACCAGCGAAACTCACATTTCTTAGTGGATCTACCGAAAGTTTCAACTCAACATCCAGCCACTTTGAAGGTAGTTCGGACTGTCCGAGATATTTTGGCGGAATTAAAAATTCCGATTTATGAAGAAAAGAAAAATTCTGGAATCATCAAAACACTGGTCGCACGTGTGAGCGAATCAACTGGTGAAGTGCAACTAACGATTGTGACTAACTCAGATAAGATTCCTGAACTTTCAAAATTGATTGCTTATATCCATGATGATCTCCCAGAAGTGGTTTCCATTCATCAAAATGTCAATCCTGGTGAAACATCTCTGATTTGGGGTGGAGAAACTAAATTACTCTGGGGTGCGGCATACATTACTGAGACCATTAATGGGAAACAATTTAAATTATCACCCCGTGCTTTCTTACAATTAAACCCCCGGCAAACTGCCCGCTTATATCAAGAAGCGCTCACAGCTTTGGATTTACAACATGCTGATAAATTAATTGATGCCTATTCTGGGGTTGGAACCATTGGAATTTCATTGGCTGATTTCGCAGGAGAAATTCGCGGAATGGATACCATTCCAGAGTCAATTACGGATGCAAATCAAAACGTCTTAGATAATCACGTCAACAATACTAAGTATTTTGTTGGTGCAGCTGAAGATCTAATTCCACAATGGACCGCTGCTGGTTGGATTGCCGATGCAATGGTCGTCGATCCACCTCGAACTGGTTTAGATATTAATTTAAGAAATACAATCTTAGCTCACGCCCCAGAAAAATTTGTCTACATTTCATGTAACGAATCGACGTTGGCTCGTGATTTGGTCGATTTACTCCAAGTTTATGATGTTGAATATATTCAACCGATTGATATGTTCCCACAAACTGCCCGCTGGGAAGGAATCGTTAAATTTACTAAACGCTAA
- a CDS encoding ECF transporter S component produces the protein MMQTRKLSLIALFSALAFVLMVFISVPLIPTVPFLKIDLSFIPIFMGMMLLDLKSGYLILLIRSLLKLLLNNSGVNDYIGLPMNIVGFMILMTVLYYCLTKNKWHSWIQKGLAVVFGMGALTIVMVVLNYVYAIPLYAQFANFNIGQVFGVFNYLLLAVVPFNLLEGLILVGLSLLILPFVRRLIAMI, from the coding sequence ATAATGCAGACTAGAAAATTAAGCCTCATTGCCCTTTTTTCAGCTTTAGCGTTTGTTTTAATGGTATTTATTTCCGTGCCCTTAATTCCAACGGTCCCGTTTTTAAAAATTGATTTATCATTCATCCCGATTTTCATGGGCATGATGCTACTTGATTTAAAAAGCGGGTATTTGATCTTATTGATTCGATCACTATTGAAGCTATTATTGAATAATTCAGGGGTGAACGACTACATTGGTCTGCCGATGAATATTGTCGGGTTCATGATTTTAATGACCGTGTTATATTATTGTCTAACTAAAAACAAATGGCATTCATGGATTCAAAAAGGCTTAGCCGTGGTATTTGGAATGGGGGCTTTGACGATAGTGATGGTCGTACTAAATTACGTGTATGCCATTCCGTTATATGCGCAATTTGCGAATTTCAATATCGGCCAAGTCTTTGGTGTTTTCAATTATCTTTTGCTTGCGGTTGTGCCCTTTAACTTATTAGAGGGACTTATTTTAGTTGGTTTGAGCTTATTGATTTTGCCGTTTGTACGGCGATTAATTGCAATGATATAA